In the genome of Candidatus Pristimantibacillus lignocellulolyticus, the window CCGTCCTTTATTACAATGACACGATCAGCAATTTCATCTAATAGTGAATTTTCATGACAAGACATAATAATTGTAATTCCTTGATCCTTAAACGTTTGGAGCATAGCTATCAATTCTTTGCGAGAGTTTGCATCTAAACCTGACAAGGGCTCATCAAGAATAAGTATGCTAGGATTTCCAAGTACAGCTTGTAACAAATTAAGCTTTTGAAGCATTCCTTTTGAAAAGTAAGTGATTTGGTAGCTCACATTCAAATTAAACTTATTCAGTAAATCTATAATATTTCGCTTTAATTCGTACTTAGGTAACTTTTGAATTCGTCCCATTGTAAATAGGTATTCTTCAGCAGTAAATTTCAACTTAGGAAATTGTTCAGGTGCATAGCCAATTTTAGAATGGTTAGCATATATAATCTCACCTGTAGAGCAAGGAATAAGGCCAGCAATCATTTTTAAAACCGTAGATTTACCGGAGCCATTCCTACCTACAATTGCAACACATTGATTCTTGTGTAATTTGATAGAGATTTGATCTAGAACGGTATGTTCTCTTGAAAAAGACTTACTCACTTTTCTAAGTTCAATTAATGACTCCATCATTCACCTCAGATTGTTAGATCTATACTTACTTATACAAAATAATTAATAGTTACACGTTCACCTTCATGAATATACCATGAATTAAAAACATTGTATATTTATGGTCCTTCTCTTAATACTTCTAAGATTTCCTTCCATATAATACTGCAAAATTATAATACTTATATATGCAATCTACATCTGAAAACCCAATACTTTTCAGACTCTTTAATTGATCTTCTAAATTAGACA includes:
- a CDS encoding ABC transporter ATP-binding protein yields the protein MESLIELRKVSKSFSREHTVLDQISIKLHKNQCVAIVGRNGSGKSTVLKMIAGLIPCSTGEIIYANHSKIGYAPEQFPKLKFTAEEYLFTMGRIQKLPKYELKRNIIDLLNKFNLNVSYQITYFSKGMLQKLNLLQAVLGNPSILILDEPLSGLDANSRKELIAMLQTFKDQGITIIMSCHENSLLDEIADRVIVIKDGKVHTDNPNTQLNESLFKIIYSNDQMLEVIPISNCINSEFILTHNNENELILKEEHRDSVLLQLLQHNYSIISVMKEIRRRSVLELTSNDREEESS